One Deltaproteobacteria bacterium DNA window includes the following coding sequences:
- a CDS encoding ribbon-helix-helix protein, CopG family — MTQITARLPDNIVKSLDEAAKELRKSRAEVVRDAVELYLAEVEDLAIAISRLRDPLDPMLDWEEVRGELLA, encoded by the coding sequence ATGACTCAAATTACAGCGCGACTTCCAGATAATATTGTCAAATCACTTGATGAAGCAGCAAAAGAACTACGTAAATCACGCGCTGAAGTTGTACGTGATGCAGTTGAACTATATTTAGCTGAGGTAGAAGATCTTGCAATAGCAATATCACGTCTTCGTGACCCACTTGACCCTATGCTCGATTGGGAAGAGGTTCGTGGTGAATTACTCGCTTAA
- a CDS encoding type II toxin-antitoxin system RelE/ParE family toxin: protein MNYSLKIKSSAAKEIKNLPKQDKTKIIEAIDSLKTQPHVGTLLKGQFTGLRRIRVGHYRVIYEVRDTLLVILVLKIGHRLDVYR, encoded by the coding sequence GTGAATTACTCGCTTAAAATTAAAAGTAGCGCTGCAAAAGAAATTAAAAACTTACCAAAACAAGATAAAACAAAAATTATTGAGGCGATCGACAGTCTCAAAACACAACCACACGTTGGTACTTTATTAAAAGGGCAATTTACTGGGCTTAGGCGAATAAGAGTTGGGCATTATCGTGTAATTTATGAAGTCAGAGATACACTACTTGTTATTTTAGTTTTAAAAATTGGGCATCGCCTCGATGTTTACCGATAA
- a CDS encoding type II toxin-antitoxin system VapB family antitoxin: MPLSIKNNEVEQLARELAKKTGESITAVLLSALKDKLRHEQERKNIPNILAELEAIRKRCAKYTVLDNRSTEDILGYDENGLPH; the protein is encoded by the coding sequence ATGCCGTTAAGTATTAAAAATAATGAAGTTGAGCAATTAGCTAGAGAATTAGCAAAGAAAACTGGCGAAAGCATAACGGCAGTTTTGCTTAGTGCATTAAAAGACAAGTTACGACATGAACAAGAACGCAAAAATATACCTAATATTTTGGCAGAGTTAGAAGCTATTCGCAAACGTTGTGCTAAATATACAGTTCTTGATAATAGATCTACTGAAGATATTCTTGGCTATGATGAAAATGGGCTACCACATTAA
- a CDS encoding PIN domain-containing protein has product MWFRFFIELNGWEVLPIDLEIIEEAYSLPGQFHADPADRIIVATARQKKLIVVTGDKKIIEYPHVDVL; this is encoded by the coding sequence TTGTGGTTTAGATTTTTTATTGAATTAAACGGTTGGGAAGTATTACCAATCGATTTAGAAATCATTGAAGAAGCATATTCACTGCCAGGTCAGTTTCATGCAGATCCGGCTGACCGTATCATTGTTGCAACAGCACGCCAAAAAAAGCTTATTGTTGTTACTGGGGATAAGAAAATTATTGAATACCCCCATGTTGATGTTTTGTAA
- a CDS encoding PIN domain-containing protein has translation MKLILDTCVIIWAIANEERIPEANRKVLTAVDSQIFVSPISAAEIACAVDRGKLQLDRHWKRCGLDFLLN, from the coding sequence AAACTAATTCTTGATACCTGCGTAATTATTTGGGCTATTGCCAACGAAGAACGGATCCCTGAAGCTAATCGTAAGGTGCTAACAGCAGTTGATTCACAAATCTTTGTTTCTCCTATTAGTGCCGCTGAAATAGCTTGTGCTGTTGACCGTGGCAAATTGCAGCTTGATCGTCACTGGAAACGTTGTGGTTTAGATTTTTTATTGAATTAA